The Erinaceus europaeus chromosome 16, mEriEur2.1, whole genome shotgun sequence genome includes a window with the following:
- the LOC103127236 gene encoding olfactory receptor 4K1-like isoform X1: MDSSNNSVVTEFILLGLSNSWELQLFLFFVFSVLYGAAVLGNLLIILTVITDSCLHTPMYFLLSNLSFIDMCQATFATPKMIADFLSKHKSITFQGCMSQIFFLHVFGGSEMVLLVAMAYDRYIAICKPLHYMTIMSRKVCTVLVGVSWAIGILHSASHLAFTVNLPFCGPNKVDNFFCDLPLVIKLACLDTYILEILVLTNSGLLSLICFLLLLVSYTVILATVHRQASGGTSKALSTLSAHVTVVVLFFGPLIFIYIWPFESFPIDKFISVFFTVFTPLLNPMIYTLRNKDVKEAVKKLRNRHIGSKHDF; the protein is encoded by the exons atggattcaag CAATAATTCAGTCGTTACTGAATTCATTCTGCTGGGCCTGTCTAATTCTTGGGAACTCCAACTCTTcctcttctttgttttttctgtGCTTTATGGAGCTGCAGTACTAGGAAACCTCCTCATTATTCTCACCGTAATCACAGACTCGTGCTTACATACCCCCATGTACTTCCTCCTTAGTAATCTCTCCTTCATTGATATGTGTCAGGCTACATTTGCCACCCCTAAGATGATCGCAGACTTCCTCAGTAAACACAAAAGCATCACCTTCCAGGGATGCATGTCACAGATCTTTTTCTTGCATGTCTTTGGAGGTAGTGAGATGGTGCTTCTTGTTGCTATGGCCTATGACAGATATATTGCAATCTGCAAGCCTCTGCACTACATGACCATCATGAGCCGAAAGGTGTGCACTGTTCTGGTGGGGGTCTCCTGGGCCATAGGCATCCTGCACTCTGCCAGTCACCTGGCGTTCACAGTCAATCTTCCTTTTTGTGGCCCTAACAAGGTAGACAATTTCTTTTGTGACCTCCCCCTCGTGATCAAGCTTGCCTGCTTAGACACATACATTTTAGAGATCCTGGTCCTCACCAACAGTGGCCTGCTCTCACTTATCTGCTTCCTCCTTTTGCTTGTCTCCTACACTGTCATCCTTGCTACAGTCCATCGCCAAGCCTCTGGAGGGACCTCCAAGGCCCTTTCCACATTGTCCGCCCATGTAACTGTTGTAGTTCTGTTTTTCGGTCCATTAATATTCATATACATTTGGCCCTTTGAAAGCTTCCCAATTGATAAATTTATCTCTGTGTTCTTTACTGTCTTCACTCCTCTTCTCAACCCCATGATTTACACACTGAGGAATAAAGACGTGAAGGAAGCTGTGAAGAAGCTTAGGAACCGACATATAGGTTCCAAGCATGATTTTTAA
- the LOC103127236 gene encoding olfactory receptor 4K1-like isoform X2, whose translation MKLVNNSVVTEFILLGLSNSWELQLFLFFVFSVLYGAAVLGNLLIILTVITDSCLHTPMYFLLSNLSFIDMCQATFATPKMIADFLSKHKSITFQGCMSQIFFLHVFGGSEMVLLVAMAYDRYIAICKPLHYMTIMSRKVCTVLVGVSWAIGILHSASHLAFTVNLPFCGPNKVDNFFCDLPLVIKLACLDTYILEILVLTNSGLLSLICFLLLLVSYTVILATVHRQASGGTSKALSTLSAHVTVVVLFFGPLIFIYIWPFESFPIDKFISVFFTVFTPLLNPMIYTLRNKDVKEAVKKLRNRHIGSKHDF comes from the exons ATGAAGTTAGT CAATAATTCAGTCGTTACTGAATTCATTCTGCTGGGCCTGTCTAATTCTTGGGAACTCCAACTCTTcctcttctttgttttttctgtGCTTTATGGAGCTGCAGTACTAGGAAACCTCCTCATTATTCTCACCGTAATCACAGACTCGTGCTTACATACCCCCATGTACTTCCTCCTTAGTAATCTCTCCTTCATTGATATGTGTCAGGCTACATTTGCCACCCCTAAGATGATCGCAGACTTCCTCAGTAAACACAAAAGCATCACCTTCCAGGGATGCATGTCACAGATCTTTTTCTTGCATGTCTTTGGAGGTAGTGAGATGGTGCTTCTTGTTGCTATGGCCTATGACAGATATATTGCAATCTGCAAGCCTCTGCACTACATGACCATCATGAGCCGAAAGGTGTGCACTGTTCTGGTGGGGGTCTCCTGGGCCATAGGCATCCTGCACTCTGCCAGTCACCTGGCGTTCACAGTCAATCTTCCTTTTTGTGGCCCTAACAAGGTAGACAATTTCTTTTGTGACCTCCCCCTCGTGATCAAGCTTGCCTGCTTAGACACATACATTTTAGAGATCCTGGTCCTCACCAACAGTGGCCTGCTCTCACTTATCTGCTTCCTCCTTTTGCTTGTCTCCTACACTGTCATCCTTGCTACAGTCCATCGCCAAGCCTCTGGAGGGACCTCCAAGGCCCTTTCCACATTGTCCGCCCATGTAACTGTTGTAGTTCTGTTTTTCGGTCCATTAATATTCATATACATTTGGCCCTTTGAAAGCTTCCCAATTGATAAATTTATCTCTGTGTTCTTTACTGTCTTCACTCCTCTTCTCAACCCCATGATTTACACACTGAGGAATAAAGACGTGAAGGAAGCTGTGAAGAAGCTTAGGAACCGACATATAGGTTCCAAGCATGATTTTTAA